The Streptomyces sp. A2-16 sequence CGGGGGTGAAGACCTGGAAGGCCTGGATGGTCTGCAGGACCAGGTTGAAGAAGAGCACCGGGGACAGCATGGGCACGGTCACGGACAGGAACTGCCGCCACCGGCCCGCCCCGTCCACCGCGGCCGCCTCGTACAGCTCGGCCGGGATCTGCTGGAGCCCGGCGAGGAAGATGACCATCGGCGCCCCGAACTGCCACACCGTCAGCAGCGCGACGGCCAGCAGCGCCCAGCCGGGCTTGTTGACCCAGCCGCCGGTGCCGAACAGGTTGTCCACGGTGCCGCCGTCGTTGAAGACGGCCCGCCAGACGAGGGCGATCGACATGGAGGCGCCGAGCAGCGAGGGGGCGTAGAACGCGGAACGGTAGAAGGCCTTGCCGCGCTTCATGGACTTCAGGGCGAGGGCCACGACCAGGGCGAGCGCCAGCTGCAGGGGCACGGCTATGACGACGTACGTCACCGTCGTGACGACCGAGCGCCAGTACCGCGGGTCCTCGGTGAACATCTGCGTGTAGTTGCGCAGTCCCACCCAGTGGGGCGGGTCGAAGAGGTTGTAGTCGGTGAAGGACAGGTACAGCGAGACGGCCATCGGCAGCAGGGTGAGGACGCTCGCTCCGAGGACCCACGGGGAGAGGAACACCCAGGCGGCGCCCTCGCGTTCACGCCGGGGACGGCGCTTCGGGGTGGCGGCGCCGGCCCCCTTCGTCGCCGTCGGGATCGCGGTGGTGGTCATGACCTCAGCTCCACCTTCGCCTCGGTGACGTAGTTCTCGGCGGCCTCGCGGGGCGACATGCGCTCGTAGGAGACCTGGTCGTAGTCGCGCTGGAAGGTGCTCTGGAGGGCGTTGTCACCGGAGGGCGGGGCCTGCGGCGGATCCTTCAACCTGCCTTCGAGGGAGGCCTGGTAGTCGGCGACCGTCCTGTCGAAGTCCTTGAGGAGCGGTGCGGTCTCCTTGCGGATGGTCTCGTTGACGGGGATGCCGCGGGTGGCGCCCAGGATCCTCGCCGCGTCGTCGTCGTTGAGGAGGAAGTCGACGAGCCGGGCGGCCTCCTCTGCGTGGCCCGTGTGGGCGGAGACGCCGAGGAACATCGAAGGCTTGAAGTACTGGCCGGGAGTGCCGTCAGGGCCGGACGGCATGGGCGCCAGGGCGATCCCGGTCGGGACGATGGCGAGGTAACCGCTCGACGGGGCGTCCCAGTTGGTGTCGGAGACGGCCTTGCCGCGGCCCAGCGGGGTGTTCTCCACGGAGCCGTCGAGCTGGGTGGTCTGCTCGGCCGGGGAGACGACGCCCTCGCGCCTCAACTCGTCGGTGAACGTCCACCACTTGGTGAGGTCGGCGGCGGTGAAGCCCAGGCCGCCGCTCTTGGTGTAGAGGGCCTTGCCCCGGCCGCGCAGCCAGACCTCGAAGGCGTCCTCGCTCTGCCCGGGGTCGGTGGCACCGGGCTTGCCGGTCCTCTTCTTCAACTCCCGCACGGAGTCGGCCCATCGGGACCAGGTCCAGCCCGCGCGAGGGAGCGGCACCCCGGAGCCCCGCCAGGCCTTGACGTCGTAGACGACGGTCTCGGTACCCCGGCCCTGCGGGATCGCGTACTGGCCGCCGTCCACGCGGCCGGTGGCGAGCAGCCCGGGGTCGATCTCGGAGGTGCGCAGGACGGCCTTCTGCTTCGCCAGGTCGAGCAGGACGCCACCGGAGGCGTACTGGTCGATCTGGCGGTAGTCGAGCTGCATCACGTCGGGTGCGTCGCCGCCCGAGGCCTGGACGGCGAGCTTCTGCTTGTAGGCGTCGTATCCCGAGAACGACGTCTGCACGGATATGTTCGGGTGCTGTTTCTCGAACAGGGCGACGGCCTGCTCGGTGCGCTCCGCACGGTCGGGGTTGCCCCACCACGTGTAGCGGAGCACGACCTTGCCGCCGCCGACCGATTCCCCGGATCCCCCGCAACCGGCCGCCAGCGCGCAGAGCGCTAGTGCGACGGCCGAAGCGCAGAACCCCTTTGTCCTGTGTCCGGGCATGCCGAGGTCACCTCATCCCTTCCTCGGACTTTCTACGGCCCCCCTCGGAACTCCCCCCGGGACGAACCGTGTTACTCGCCGCGGTACGGCAGTGTCGTCCCCGGAAGGTTGTACTCGTCGCGTCTGCCGCACATCCCGAAGCCGCCGAGGCGGGTCGGGGCGGCCTCGTGCGCCGTCGCCTCCTTGAGATACGCCGGCTCTCCGGTGGCGAGGGCGTCGAGCTGGGTGCCGGTGCGCTCGGCGGTGGCCAGTGCTCCGGCCCGCCACAGTTCGCGCCAGTGCGGCACCTTGTCCCGCACCAGGCGGGCGGCGGCGCGCTGGAACTCCAGGTACGGAACGTTGTCGCCGTCGGTCAGGGCTTCGCGCAGCGCGAGGTAGCCCTCGACGGCGAGGTCCCTGCGGCGTCGGGCGGCGGTGGCCGTCTCCGGTCCCGTGCCGGACGGGAGCCGGGCCGCCGCCGCGTACCGCTCGGGGTCGGCGAGCACCTCCGGCGGGAAGGTGAAGACGGCGTCCCCGGCCTCGGGCAGGCCGCTGTTCTGCATCAGCACCGTGATGCGCAGGTCACCGCCCTGGACCATGCGGTGCACGGTGCCCGGCGTGAACCAGGCGATCGAGCCGGGCTCCAGGGGGATCTCGCGGTAGCCGTCGGGGCTCAGGGTCTGGACGGCACCCCGGCCGCCGGTGACGACGTAGGCCTCGGTGCACACCAGGTGCAGATGCGGGCTGCCGCCGCAGACGCCGTCGGCGGCCTCCCAGTCGTAGGCGCTCAGGTGCGAGAGGCCGACGGCGCCGGGCAGCGGGTGCGGCAGCAGCGGCTGGACCGGGTCCGGCTCGACCTGCCCGGGTCCGCCGCTCACCACGGCAGCCCCTTCAGGTGCTCACCCACCCGTTCGGAATCCCAGGCGCCGTCGGCGACCACCAGCCGGTAGCGGTACTCGAAGGACTCCCCCGGCGGCAGCTCGAACTCCTCGAAGAACGCCCAGGAGAACGCGACCGTCGGGAAGGGCTCGGAGCGCACGAACCAGTGCGACTCGTGGATCGCGGACCGCGCGTCGAGGTTCTCGGGGGCGTGCGCGAAGACGAGTGTGGAGTGGGCGTCCACGTCGTCGTGCTCGGTGGTGAAGGCGAGCCAGGGGCTCTGGCTGCCCATCAGTTTGTCCGCGTCGCCGTCGGTGTCCGGGGCGAAGACCGCGCCGCCGGTGAAGTCACGGGGGCCGCGCCACTGGAGTCCGGTGTAGCCGGCCATCTCACGGCCCGCGGTGGTGGGGGAACCGAAGGCGAGGGGCTCGTCGCGGGTGTTGGTGAGGCGGATCGACCAGTCCAGGGCCCAGGAGCCGGCTTCCTCGTCGACCGAGTGGACGGTGATGCCGCGGACCTCGCGCGCCCATTCGGTGCCGCCGTTCTCCACCCAGGTGAGCTCCTCGGTGAAGGTGAGGCGGTCGTCCTCGACCGTCAGCTGCGGGAAGCCGTCGTGCCGCATCGAGCCGACGCGCTCGGGCAGGGGCAGATACCCCTGCCCGTGGACGTAGCAGTTGCCGCCCCAGAAGTTCTGCCCCGACAGATGACTCGCCGTCATCTGCAGGCCCTTGTGCCAGCGGTGGTCGTTGGGCCGGTAGCCGGTCACCGTGCGGCCGCCGAGGGTGCGCACCGGGTGGGCGTAGGGCTTCTTGGCCTCGAAGGCGTCGGGGTCGGGGCGGTAGACGTAGCGGAGGATCTCCGTGCCGTTCGCCGCCTCGACGGCGATGTGCTCGCCGTGGACGTGGCTGACGCGGATGCTCATGCGCGCTCCTTGGGGGCCCAGTGGGGGTGGTCGCCGTGCATGGCCGGGTAGAACGGGTCGCCGGGGGCGATGTCGCCCGCGTGCACGGGCCGGCCCGTGAACGCCGACTTGTAGAGCGCGGCGGCGAACTCGAGGGTGGCACGCGCGTCCGCACCGCTGCCGGGCGGCCTGACACCGTTGTCGTACGCGTCGAGGAGCGCGCCGAGCTGGGCCGCGTGGGAGCTGGGCACGTCGGTGGCGGGGCTGCGCCAGGCGTCGGCGCGGTCGGCGGCCACGTGGGGGGCGGGGGTGTAGGTCCAGTCGACGTTGCGATGGCCGTAGAGGTGGGTGAGTTCGACGGTCGCGTCGGCGCAGTCGATGCGGATGCGGCTCACCTCGTCGGGTGAGAGCACGCTGTTGACGACGGTGGCGAGGGCGCCGTTCTCGAACCGGACGAGGGCCGTGGAGACGTCCTCGCTCTCGGTGTCGTGGACCAGCCGGGCCGCCATGGCGCGGATCTCCGCCCAGGGGCCGAGCAGGTGCAGGAGGAGGTCGTACTGGTGGATGCCGTGGCCCATGGTCGGCCCGCCGCCCTCACTGGCCCAGGTCCCGCGCCAGGGTACGGCGTAGTAGGCGGCGTCCCGGTACCAGGTGGTCTGGCAGTGCGCGACCCGGGGAGCGCCGAGCTCGCCGCTCGTGAGGAGTTCGCGCGCGTGGACGGCGCCGGAGCCGTAGCGGTGCTGGAAGACGACGCTTGCGTAGGCACCGGAGGCCTCCTCGGCCGCCGCGATGTCGTCGTACTCGGCGAGGGACAGCGTCAGCGGCTTCTCGCACAGCACCCAGGCACCGGCCTTGAGGGCGGCCACCGTCTGCTCCCGGTGCAGCGACGGCGGGGTGCCGATGAGCACCAGATCGGGGCGTACGGCGTCCAGCATCGCGTCGACCGAGGTGTACCCGGCGACCTCACCGCCCGCGAGTTCCCGGAAGGCGTCGAGTCTGCCCTGGTCCACGTCGACGGCGGCCACCAGTTCCGTGCGCTCGGCGTGGGCCCTGAGCGCGGACAGATGGCTGCCGCTGACGATGGCGCCGGTGCCGACCACGGCTACGCGGCGGCGGGCTGGACGGGGCATACGGTCCTCCTCGGGCGTCCGGCAGGGGGACGCTGACGTGCGGGGAAAGCGCTTGCTCCCCGGGGAAGACCCTAGATCCCCGGGGATTGTCCTAACAAGACCCCGGGCGGTGATATCGGTGACCACGCCACGCACACCGTTCGTCCACCTGGCCGACTCGGGCGATTCCGGCGCCCTCGCCCCGCACCCGCCGTCCGCGCGCGAGGCCGGCGGGCGCCCCCGCTCAGAGCACGGCGAGCAGGTCGTCGAGCGGGGCGGGCACACGGTCGGGGTCGAGGGCCTCGACGAGGACGCGGCCGTAGTGGATCTTGCGCCCCTTCTTCGTGCCGAGGAAGCGGCGCAGCTGCTGCTCGGCGGTGCGATCCCGCTGGGCGGGCTGGGACAGGAAGGTCTGCAGGGGCCGCAGGTCTCCCTCCTCGCGCACGAGCTCCCGCACCCGTGTCACACCGAGCGCGCGGATGAGCTCGTCCTCCAGGTCCGCAGCGCAGACGAAGTAGCCGTCCGGTGCCGCGCCGGCCCGCTCCCAGCCGCGGGCGTAGAAGGGGCGTTCCCGCTCGTCGCAGAGTCCCGTCAGGCGCAGGCCGAGGCCCGAGGGGCCGAGAAGTCCGGCGAAGCGGCCCACGCTCATCGCCCCGCCCATCGCGAGGACGCAGAGCCCCTCGGCGGCCAGGTCCCGGCCCCGGCTCGCGGCCAGCGCCTCCACCGCCGCCACGTCGCTCGGCCCTTCGAGCAGGACGACGGTCCGGACGGACAGCTCTGCGGCCAGTGCGCGTGCGGGCTCGCCCGGGCCACCGGCCGCCCACGCCGTGACCGCGTCCCGGAACTCCCCCATGTCAGCCATGGCACGAGTCTGTGCCCTCACCGGCCCCGGCACCAGGCAATTTCCGCCCGCCGTACGCATCGGACCGTGTCCTGGTGCGTCACCCGGATCTCGGGCCGGCCGCGCGGAACCTGCGCTGCTTCACGAGCCGCACCTGCGTTCCTTGGACGGTCGCCGTGACCGAGTCCCTGAACCCCCATGTCGGCCCTGGCACGACTCGGTGTCCTTCCCCGCCGCGCACCCCGAACTCACCGGACCGTCTCCTGGTGCGTCACGCGGATCTTGGACTGGCCGTGCGGGAGTTCCTCCCAGTCGTCCATGAAGCGGGCGCGCAGGCCGTGCTTCTCGGCCAGGGCCACGAGGGTTCCGACGCGGTAGTAGAAGTCCTCCCGGAGCACGTGGTGTTCCTCGCCCTCGGTGCGGTCGAAGGTGAAGTCGAACCAGCCGCCCGGGGCGAGCACCCGGCCGACGTGGGCCAGGCACTCCTCGATCACCGGCAGCGGCGAGTGCGAGAAGACGCTGTGCGCGTGGACGACGTCGAAGTGGGCGTCCGGCAGGAAGTGCAAGGTCAGGTCGCGGACCGGGGTCAGGGTCGGCAGCCGCTTCTGGAGGTCCATCGCCACCAGGGTGTCCTGCGCGGCGAAGAGGATGTCCGGCGAGATGTCGATCCCGTAGTAGTGGCCCGGCTCCAGATGGCGGATGAAGCGCCATCCGCCGCGCAGGTTGCCGCAGCCGATCTCCAGCATGCGGTGCCCGGGACGCAGACCGTGGCCGAGCAGGTAGTCGAACTGCATCGCCCCGAGCGCCAGCCAGCGCTCCCGGTTGCGGCTGCCGACGGCCGCGTCCGGGTCGGCGCGGGTGTCGGAGCGCATCACGGCTCGGTAGTAGGAGATGTGGTCCGGGTGCCGGTGGCGCAGCCACAGGTCGCGGGCGGCGCGGGCCACGTGCCGGGGCACGCGGTCGGGGTGGCGCAGTGCGTAGCCGACGCGGTGGCCGAGGGCGGCACGGTTCGCGGTGAGGTTCCTGGCGGGCATCCTGGGCCTTTCGGAGGGGGTCGGTGTGCTGCCAAGCCTCGGTGCGGCGACCGGGTGTCCCGATCGGCCGGCAGGCTCTCGCCCGGGGGAGGTTCGGGCGAGGGCCATGTCAGCCGATCGGTTGATGCGGTGCCGCGTCCGGCACGCTAGACACGGAGCATGGACCACACCGATCCGGACGAGCGCTGGCTGGGCGCGGTCGTGCACGGCGCGTTCTTCCTGCTCCTCGCCTCGTCGTTCGCCCGCTTCCTGAGCCGCGACCAGGGCGGGGCGCGCACCGGCTGGGTGGTGGCGCTGTTCGCCTTCTTCTGTCTGCTGTACGTCCTCGGACACCTGCTGGCGCCGCCGCCGCGCCCGGGGCTGCCGCCCACCCGGCGTCATCTGGTGTGGCTGGGCTCGGCCACCGCCGTCTGGGTCGTCCTGCTCGTGCTCGCGCCGAGCGCCACCTGGTGCGTGATGCCCCTGCTCTTCGCGGGACTGCACGCACTGCCGCCGAGGATCGCGGTGCCGGCGGCTGCCGTGCTCACCGCGCTGGTCGTGCTCTCGGAGATACGGGTGGCCGACGGACCGCTCAACCCGAACATGGTCGTGGCCCCGCCGGCCGTCGCCGCGGTCGCCACCGCCGTACTCGTCCATCTGCAACGGCAGGGCGCCCGGCAGCGGGTGCTGATCGAGGACCTGGTGCGCACCCGGCACGAACTGGCCGCCACCGAGCGGCGGGCCGGGGTGCTGGCGGAGCGGCAGCGGCTGTCCGCGGAGATCCACGACACCCTCGCGCAGGGCCTGTCCAGCCAGCGGATGCTGCTCCAGGCCGCCGAGCGGGTGTGGGGGGCCGATCAGGGCGCGGCGCGGGAACATGTCCGGGCGGCGGCGGAGATCACCTCGCGCAGCCTCGCCGAGGCCCGGCGTTTCGTGCACGACCTGGCGCCCGCCGACCTCGCGGAGCGGTCCCTCGCCGAGGCCCTCGGCGAGCTCGCCCGGCGGGAGAGCGGTCCGGGGCTGGCCGTGGAGTTCCGGCTGGACGGGGAGCCGGGGCCGCTGCCGGAGCGGGTCGCGGCGGCGCTGCTGCGCATCGCCCAGGGCGCCCTGGCCAACGTGCGGGAGCACGCGGCGGCGACCCGGGCCGCGCTCACGCTGACATGGCTGGACGACCAGGTCTCGCTGGACGTCGCCGACAACGGGCGGGGATTCGAGGGGGCCGGGACCCCGGGGGCCGAGGGGTCGACGCGGGGGCACGGCCTGCCCGCCATGCGGATCCGGGCCCGCCAGGCCGGCGGCGCGCTCACCGTGGAGTCCACGCCGGGAGAGGGCACCGTGGTGTCGGCCGCCGTTCCGCTCGTCGTCAAGGAGCCCGCCCTGTGAGTACGGTGCCGTCGGCCTCCCCCGTCCGGCTGCTGCTCTGCGACGACCATGCCGTCGTCCGCGCCGGGCTGCGGGCCCTGCTCTCCAGCGCGGACGGCATCGACGTGGTCGGGGAGGCCGCGACCGGTGAGGAGGCGCTCGCCATGGCGGCCCACCTCGACCCCGACGTCGTCCTGATGGATCTGCAACTCGACGGGGGCATGGACGGGGTGACGGCCACCCGGCGGCTGACCGGCCGAGGCGACGGGGGCCCGCGCGTGCTGGTGCTCACCATGTTCGACACCGACGCCGACATCACCCGCGCCATCGAGGCGGGCGCCACCGGTTATCTCCTCAAGGCGGAACAGCCGGAGGAGTTGTTCTCGGCCATCCGTGACGCGGCGTCGGGCCGCGGGACGCTGTCCGCCCCGGTGGCCGACCGGCTGCTGACCCGGCTGCGCAGCCCGCGCCCCGCCCTGTCCGCCCGCGAGCACGAGATCCTCGCCCAACTCGCCCGTGGCCTCGGCAATCGGGAGATCGCCCGGGCCCTGTTCATCAGCGAGGCGACGGTCAAGACCCATCTGGGAAGGATCTACGGCAAGTTGGGCGTCGAGACCCGGGCGGGCGCGGTCGCCGTCGCCAAGGAACGGCGGCTGTTGCCGTGACCGGCTGCGGGAACCGGGGACGGGATCCGAGGCCGGGAACCGAGGGCGTCCGATCCGCACTCTTCCGTTACGGCAGACACCCTTGACAGCATGCGTACTGTTTGGCGACGTTTGATCCTTGCCGACACTTCGATCGGCGGGACGCGGACGCCGCGTCGTGGGGGGAATTGGGGGGAACGATCGCCCATGCGATCCAAGAGCAGTGACACGGACATAACGATCCACAGACCCGAAGAGCTCGCCGCCTCGCTCCGCACGGCCTGGCACCGGGCGATGGACGAGTCGCCCGACTACGCCAACCCGTTCCTGGCGCCGGAGTTCGCGGCCGGGATCGGCAGACACCGCGCCGGCGCCGCCCGGGTGGCGGTCCTGCACCAGCGCGGCGAGGCCGTGGGCTTCCTCCCGTACGAACGCGGTCCCTTCGGCGTCGGCCGGGCCATCGGCCTCGGACTGTCCGACTGCCAGGGCCTCGTGCACCGCCCCGGCGTCACCTGGGACACCCGGGCGCTGCTGAAGGCCTGCCGGCTCTCGGTGTTCGAGTTCGACCACCTCGTCGAGGAGCAGAAGCCCTTCGCCCCGTACGTCACGGGGACGTTCCCCTCCCCGGTGATCGATCTGAAGGTCGGCAGCGACAGTTACCCGGAGTGGCTGCGCGGGGCGTACCCGGGGCTGGCCAAGACGACCCTCAAGAAGGAGCGCCGGCTCACGCGTGACCTGGGGGAGATGCGGTTCGTGTTCGACGAGCGCGACCCGGGGCCGCTGCGCACGCTGATGCAGTGGAAGTCCGCCCAGTACCGCAGGACGGGCCGGATGGACCGGTTCGCGCGGCCCTGGATCGTGCAGCTGGTGGAGGACCTCTTCCAGATCCGCGAGGAGCACTTCACCGGCCTCCTGTCGGTGCTGTACGCCGGTGACCGGCCGGTGGCAGCCCACTTCGGGCCGACCTCCCGCACGGTCTTCGCCCCGTGGTTCACCGCGTACGACCCCGAACTGCGCTACTACTCCCCCGGCCTGATCATGCATCTGCGGATGGCCGAGGCGGCGGGCCGGCGCGGGGCGCGGCTGATGGACATGGGGCGCGGCGACAAGGAGTGGAAGGACTGGCTCAAGACCCGTGAGCTGCGTGTGGCGGAAGGATTCGCCACCCGCCCCCATCCGGTCGCCACGGCGCACCGCCTGTGGCGCCGGCCGGTGCGGGGGCTGCGCAACACGGTCAACGCCCACCCGGCTCTGCGCGAGCCCGCCGACCGCCTCCTGAAGACCGTCGGCACGCTGCGCACCTCCAGTCACCGCTCGGACTCCGACAGCGCGGGACCGCTGGCGAGCTGACGAGCCCGCCGACCCGTTTCCACAGGGGGCGCGCCCGTGCGCCCTTGTCCCTGGCCGTTTTCCGGCCCGTCGACACAAGGGGTGCCGATGCCGTACGGCTCGCGGCTGGCCGCGACGATGACCCGGCGACTTGGACGCGAGTGCGTCTACACGCCCTCGGCCCGACTGGCCCTGTACCTGGCGCTCAGGCGCTGGTGCCGGCCGGGCGCGCGGGTGCTCATGTCACCGGTGAACGACGACGTGATCCTGTTCGTGGTCCTCGCGGCCGGTCTGCGCCCCGTGCAGGCGCCCGTGTCCGTGTGGGACGGCAACATCGACCCGGCCGCGGTGCCGGAGTCCACCTGGCGGAACGTGGACGCGGTCCTGACCACCAATCTGTACGGCGTGCCCGACCGGGTTCTCGAACTGCAGCGGCGTTGCGCACAGTTGGGCATCCCGTTGTTCGAGGACGCGGCGCACGCGATCGGCAGCCATGTGGACGGGCAGCCGGTGGGGACCTTCGGCAAGGCGGCGGCGTTCAGCCTGTCCAAGCATGTGGCGGGGATGGCGGGCGGCTTCCTCGCCGTCGAGGACGCGCGCACCCGCCGCGAGCTGGAGCTGCTGCGGGACGATCTGCTGACCCCCGGCCGGCTGCGCGAGGACCTGACCACGACCCTGCGTCCGCTGGCCCGGTCCGCCGTCCGCTCGCTCCACCTGGTCCGCCCGGTGTGGCGGACGATGGAGCGCCTCGGGCTGATGGAGCGCGACGCGTTCCGGATGGCCCTGCACGCGCCGCGGCTCGCCGCCTCGGGCCGCGAGGCGCCGAGCCTGACCGCGTACGAGCGGTGGGTCCGCGTCGATCTGCACGGCTACCGCTCCCGGCACGGCTCGCTGGTCTGCGGCCAGCTGGCGCTGCGGCTGGCCCGGCTCGACGAGGACCTCACCCGGCGCCGGGCCGGGGTCGCCCTGCTGGCGGGCACACCGTGGGCCTCACCGGCCCTGCGCGACCGTACGGCGCACGACGGTCCCCTCCCCCTCTTCCGGGTGCCGCTCCTCGTCGAGGACCGCGATGCCCTGGTTCAGCGGCTGGTGCGGCACGACGTGGTCTGCGGCTACATCTACGACCCCCCGCTGGACGACTACGCGGGCGCGGAGTTCGTCGAGCCCTCCCCCGACCCGGCCCCCGCCCGCTGGTTCGCCGCGCACACGCTCCCCGCCGATCCGCTCCTGGCCCGCCGGATCGTGGCCGCGTTCACCAAGGAACGCGTGGCCGACGCGCACCCCTCGCTGCTGCGGCCGGTCCCGGACGCCACACCGCCCCGGCTGCTGGGGCAGTGAGCTCCGCCACCCCGACGATCGATCAAAACATCAGGGGGTTAGCATATGAGCGCCGCCTAGCTCGAAAGAGAATTCTGTGACTGTCAAGGACGACTCGTTCACCGACTGGAAGAACCGCGAGGAGATCGCGGAATCGATGATCCCGATGATCGGGAGGCTGCACCGGGAGCGCGACGTAACGATTCTTCTGCACAGCCGTTCCCTCGTGAACAAGTCGGTGGTCAGCATCCTGAAGACCCACCGGTTCGCCCGGCAGATCGCCGGTGAGGAGCTCTCCGTCACCGACACCCTGCCCTTCGTCCAGGCCCTCACCACGCTGGACCTCGGCCCCGCGCAGATCGACATCGGCCGGCTGGCCGAGATCTACAAGACCGACGACCGCGGTCTGTCGGTGGCCGAGTTCACCGCGGAGGCCGTGGCCGGAGCGACGGGCGGCAACAAGATCGACCGCCGTGAGCCGCGGGACGTCGTCCTCTACGGCTTCGGCCGCATCGGCCGCCTGGTGGCCCGGCTGCTGATCGAGAAGGCGGGCTCCGGCAACGGACTGCGGCTGCGCGCGATCGTCGTCCGGGGCGGCGGCGGGCGGGCCTCCGAGGATCTCGTCAAGCGGGCCTCGCTGCTGCGCCGGGACTCCATCCACGGCCAGTTCCAGGGCACGATCACCGTCGACGAGGCCGAGGGCGCGATCGTCGCCAACGGCAACACCATCAAGGTGATCTACGCGAACGACCCCTCCGAGGTCGACTACACGGCGTACGGCATCAAGAACGCCATCCTCATCGACAACACCGGCAAGTGGCGCGACCGCGAGGGCCTCTCGCAGCACCTGCGCCCCGGCATCGACAAGGTCGTGCTGACCGCGCCGGGCAAGGGCGACGTCCCCAACATCGTGCACGGCGTCAACCACGACACCATCAAGCCGGACGAGCAGATCCTGTCCTGCGCGTCCTGCACCACGAACGCGATCGTGCCGCCCCTGAAGGCGATGGCCGACGAGTACGGCGTGCTGCGCGGCCACGTGGAGACGGTCCACTCCTTCACCAACGACCAGAACCTGCTGGACAACTACCACAAGGCCGACCGCCGGGGCCGCTCCGCGCCGCTCAACATGGTGATCACGGAGACGGGCGCCGCCTCCGCCGTCGCCAAGGCGCTGCCCGACCTCAAGGCCCCCATCACCGGCAGCTCGATCCGGGTGCCGGTGCCGGACGTCTCCATCGCGATCCTGAGCCTGCGCCTGGGCCGTGAGACCACCCGCGAGGAGGTCCTGGAGTACCTGCGTGACGTCTCCCTGACCTCCCCGCTCAAGCGCCAGATCGACTTCACGACGGCTCCGGACGCGGTCTCCATGGACTTCGTCGGCTCCCGCCACGCCTCGATCATCGACGCAGGCGCCACCAAGGTCGACGGCGACAACGCGATCCTCTACCTCTGGTACGACAACGAGTTCGGCTACTCGTGCCAGGTGGTGCGGGTCGTGCAGCACGTGACCGGGGTGGAGTACCCGACGTACCCGGCGGCGGTCTGATCCCGCGCCCGGCCTGATCCCGCCGCCCGGCCACGGCCGGGCCGGCCGGTCAGGGCCGGCGTTCCCGGTACAGGTCGCGCAGCAGGGCGATCTCGGCGCCGTGGTGCAGGACTTCCTGGTTGACCCACCACACGACGTCCAGGAACGGTTCCTCCGGGTCGCTGCCGTGCGGATAGGTGCAGTGGCCGACGGTGTCGAGGTCGGTGTCGTCGGTGTTCCGCAGGGCCGTGCGCCAGGCCTGTGCGGACGCGTCGAAGGCGGCGATCGCGTCGGCGGCGGTGCCGCTGACGCGGTAGTCGTCGCGGGTGAGGGCGTGGGTGCCCGCCGTGTGGTCGGCGCGCAGGAGCAGCATCTCGCTGAGGTGGCTCAGGCGCCACGCGAGGGTCGTGAACGGCGGCGGGACGGGGTGCGGGTGGGGCGCCGCGTCCCGGCCCCAGTCGCCGGTGCCGGCCAGGAACGTGGCCCGCGCGCCCGGCCCCTCCGAACGCCGCCGCACCGACCAGCAGTCCGGCACCGGCTCCCACAGGTACTCGTCGTCGGTCATCGGGCCGACCGGGGTCCGCGAGCCGTCGCCGCTGTCCATGACCGGCCCGGCGAGGCGACCGGCCAGGCGCTCGCAGGACCAGTCGAACTGGTCGAGCAGCGGCGTGATTCGAGGTCCTGCGGTCATCGGTGCTCCCCTGGGTCGTCCGACCCGCCAGGCTGGCACGGCGAGACCGGGTCTCGCTTCTCCTTTTCCCGGGGCCTAGTGGCCCCGGAACGCCTCCTCCAGCCACCACGCCCCGCGGTCGCGCACCACCTTCGCGTCGATCAGCAGGGGCGCCGACCGCGGCCCGGCGACCCAGTCCTCGACGGCCTTGAGATCCGTCCGGGTCCGCACGGTCACCGCCTCGAAGCCGTAGCCGCGGGCCACGGCCGCGATGTCGGTCGGCGGGAACTCGACCGTGTCGAGCGGGTGTCCGTCGGGACCGAAGTGGTGCACCTCCGCGCCGTAGGCGTCGTCGTTGTACACGACGACCACCATGGGCA is a genomic window containing:
- a CDS encoding sugar ABC transporter permease; the encoded protein is MTTTAIPTATKGAGAATPKRRPRREREGAAWVFLSPWVLGASVLTLLPMAVSLYLSFTDYNLFDPPHWVGLRNYTQMFTEDPRYWRSVVTTVTYVVIAVPLQLALALVVALALKSMKRGKAFYRSAFYAPSLLGASMSIALVWRAVFNDGGTVDNLFGTGGWVNKPGWALLAVALLTVWQFGAPMVIFLAGLQQIPAELYEAAAVDGAGRWRQFLSVTVPMLSPVLFFNLVLQTIQAFQVFTPAFAVSAGKGGPADSTLVYTMYLYDRGFVASHMGYASAMAWVLLLVIGVVTAVLFRTSRSWVFYASEGDR
- a CDS encoding ABC transporter substrate-binding protein is translated as MPGHRTKGFCASAVALALCALAAGCGGSGESVGGGKVVLRYTWWGNPDRAERTEQAVALFEKQHPNISVQTSFSGYDAYKQKLAVQASGGDAPDVMQLDYRQIDQYASGGVLLDLAKQKAVLRTSEIDPGLLATGRVDGGQYAIPQGRGTETVVYDVKAWRGSGVPLPRAGWTWSRWADSVRELKKRTGKPGATDPGQSEDAFEVWLRGRGKALYTKSGGLGFTAADLTKWWTFTDELRREGVVSPAEQTTQLDGSVENTPLGRGKAVSDTNWDAPSSGYLAIVPTGIALAPMPSGPDGTPGQYFKPSMFLGVSAHTGHAEEAARLVDFLLNDDDAARILGATRGIPVNETIRKETAPLLKDFDRTVADYQASLEGRLKDPPQAPPSGDNALQSTFQRDYDQVSYERMSPREAAENYVTEAKVELRS
- a CDS encoding cupin, translated to MSGGPGQVEPDPVQPLLPHPLPGAVGLSHLSAYDWEAADGVCGGSPHLHLVCTEAYVVTGGRGAVQTLSPDGYREIPLEPGSIAWFTPGTVHRMVQGGDLRITVLMQNSGLPEAGDAVFTFPPEVLADPERYAAAARLPSGTGPETATAARRRRDLAVEGYLALREALTDGDNVPYLEFQRAAARLVRDKVPHWRELWRAGALATAERTGTQLDALATGEPAYLKEATAHEAAPTRLGGFGMCGRRDEYNLPGTTLPYRGE
- a CDS encoding PmoA family protein — translated: MSIRVSHVHGEHIAVEAANGTEILRYVYRPDPDAFEAKKPYAHPVRTLGGRTVTGYRPNDHRWHKGLQMTASHLSGQNFWGGNCYVHGQGYLPLPERVGSMRHDGFPQLTVEDDRLTFTEELTWVENGGTEWAREVRGITVHSVDEEAGSWALDWSIRLTNTRDEPLAFGSPTTAGREMAGYTGLQWRGPRDFTGGAVFAPDTDGDADKLMGSQSPWLAFTTEHDDVDAHSTLVFAHAPENLDARSAIHESHWFVRSEPFPTVAFSWAFFEEFELPPGESFEYRYRLVVADGAWDSERVGEHLKGLPW
- a CDS encoding Gfo/Idh/MocA family oxidoreductase, whose product is MPRPARRRVAVVGTGAIVSGSHLSALRAHAERTELVAAVDVDQGRLDAFRELAGGEVAGYTSVDAMLDAVRPDLVLIGTPPSLHREQTVAALKAGAWVLCEKPLTLSLAEYDDIAAAEEASGAYASVVFQHRYGSGAVHARELLTSGELGAPRVAHCQTTWYRDAAYYAVPWRGTWASEGGGPTMGHGIHQYDLLLHLLGPWAEIRAMAARLVHDTESEDVSTALVRFENGALATVVNSVLSPDEVSRIRIDCADATVELTHLYGHRNVDWTYTPAPHVAADRADAWRSPATDVPSSHAAQLGALLDAYDNGVRPPGSGADARATLEFAAALYKSAFTGRPVHAGDIAPGDPFYPAMHGDHPHWAPKERA
- a CDS encoding TOPRIM nucleotidyl transferase/hydrolase domain-containing protein — protein: MADMGEFRDAVTAWAAGGPGEPARALAAELSVRTVVLLEGPSDVAAVEALAASRGRDLAAEGLCVLAMGGAMSVGRFAGLLGPSGLGLRLTGLCDERERPFYARGWERAGAAPDGYFVCAADLEDELIRALGVTRVRELVREEGDLRPLQTFLSQPAQRDRTAEQQLRRFLGTKKGRKIHYGRVLVEALDPDRVPAPLDDLLAVL